The genomic interval TGGTACCGTTGAACAATAATTTCCAGCCCGCTTTCTTTTCTTTAGCGGTGAGGGTATTCAATTCCTGCGCGGATGTGGATAAAGAGATCAGACTGAGTGCCAGAACGGGAATAATGTGCTTCATTGCAAATTGAGTTTTTTAATAGCCGATAATTGCTATACTGCCTAACGGGAGGTAAGGCAGGCAACTACCGGCTATTTATGATAGTTAATTTAGAAAGCTGAGAGACCAATATAAAATGCCGTCTGCTATTTCAGCGACAGAACATATTTCACCATTTCCTTAGCATCTTCCTTGGACAGGTCAGCGTGAGGTGTCATTGCTACTTCACCCCAATGACCGCTACCACCGCTGATCACTTTGTCGGCCAGCATTTCTATGTTGGCATCTGTGGCTTCATATTTCTGTGCTACTTCCTTGTAAGCAGGGCCTACCAGCTTCACATCCACCTTGTGGCAGGTTTTACAATCCTTCTGCTCGATCAGGGCAGCTCCTTTAGAGGCTGCAGCTTCAGCTGCACCCGGAGTTACCATGGAATTGTCTGCCGGTGTTTCGCTGGCAGCTTCTTCTTTCTTTTCAGTTTTGTTTTCGCTGCTGCCGCCACCGCAGGAGGCCAGCACTACAGCACATAATACAACCGGCGCCAAAAAACGCATTCTCATTTTACAATCGTTTATAAGTTCCTAAATACAAATTGACTTTATAATAAAGCATACTACTTCCATAAGTATGCCTAATTACCGTAATTATTCCCAGCTAAAGCAGCATAGCATCTTTTACGAACGACCGGAAGGTAATATACTCATCATTGTACAACCCTGTATACATAATATGATGAGCAGTCCCATTATTCCCCATTCCTGATTGGTTATCTGCAGCTGACCGTTCCGTTTTACAGCCCCAATACTTTTCTGTTCAGGGCTTCATCGGCCCCTCCGCCAGCAAAGTCATCAAAGGCTTTTTCGGTAACACGGATGATATGGTTCTGGATGAACGGCGCACCTTCTTTGGCGCCATCTTCCGGATGTTTGATACAGCACTCCCATTCCATCACCGCCCAGCCACTGAAATCGTACTGGGTCAGTTTGCTGAATACGGCTTTAAAATCCACCTGGCCATCTCCCAGTGAGCGGAAACGCCCCGGACGGTCAATCCATCCCTGGTACCCGCCATAAACGCCGGAACGGCCGGTTGGATTGAATTCTGCATCCTTTACGTGGAACATTTTGATCTTCTCGTGATAGATGTCAATATATTCCAGGTAATCCAGGCATTGCAGCACGAAATGGCTCGGATCGTACAGCAGGCAGGCACGGTTATGATTGCCGGTAGCCTCCAGGAAACGCTCATAAGAAACGCCGTCATGCAGGTCTTCGCCAGGATGGATCTCATAACAGAGGTCTACCCCGTTGGCGTCAAACTCGTTCAGGATCGGCAGCCAGCGCTTCGCCAGTTCCTTAAAGCCAGTCTCTACCAGTCCTGCAGGGCGCTGTGGCCATGGATATACCGTATGCCAGAGCAAGGCCCCGCTGAAAGTAGCATGTGCATTCAGGCCCAGGTTTTGGCTTGCCTTTGCGGCATATTTCAGCTGGTTTACCGCCCATTCTGTACGGGCAGCCGCATTGCCTCTTTTATCGGCAGGCGCAAAGCCATCAAACAGTTCATTGTATGCGGGATGTACAGCCACCAACTGTCCCTGCAGGTGCGTGGACAATTCAGTGATCTCCAAACCTGCCGCATTTACGATACCCTTGATCTCGTCTGCATAGGTCTTGCTTTCGGCAGCCTTTTGCAGGTCTATCATACGGGAGTCCCAGGTGGGGATCTGAACCCCTTTAAATCCTAATCCTGCCGCCCATTTACAGATGCCTTCCAGGCTATTGAAAGGCGCAGCGTCTCCGAGAAACTGCGCCAGGAAAATTCCAGGTCCTTTAATTGTTTTCATACGTGCCTTTATTAATTAGATTTCAAACGTTGTCCATTTCTCCGTGCTCTGGCTGGAACGAACCACGTTGTCGATGAACGCCATACCACGGATGCCATCATCTACGCCAGGGAAGTCGAGTGATTCCGGAGCCGGGGTATTTCCATCCAGTTTAGCCTGCAGGGTCTGTGCGAAGTTGCGGTAAAGGTTACCGAATGCTTCGAGGTATCCTTCCGGATGTCCGCCCGGAGTACGGGTATTGTGAATGGCATAACTGCTCTGGTAGCCGCCGTAATTGCCCCCTGCGCGATATATTTCAGCCGGTTTATCCAGCCATTTTACCAGCAGTGTGTTAGGCTCCTGTTGCGCCCATTCGAGGCCGCCTTTTTCACCATACACCCTGATTTTCAGTGCATTCTCTTCACCGGCAGCTACCTGCGATGCCATCAGCACACCGGCAGCGCCATTGTCGAAACGAAGCAGTACAGCGCCGTCATCATCCAGACCGCGGCCCTCCACCATGATATGCAGGTCAGCGCAAAGCTTTTCGATCTTCAATCCGCTGATATATTCCGCCAGGTTAGCAGCATGGGTACCGATATCGCCAAAACATCCGCTCTTACCGGAACGTTTAGGGTCGGTTCTCCAGGCAGCGCCGGCACTATCTTTTTCTGTTGGTCTGCTCAGCCAGCCCTGCGGGTATTCCACCCATACCTTACGGATCTTACCCAGTGCGCCTTCAGCCACCATGCGGCGGGCCTGTTTCACCAGCGGATAACCGGTGTAGGTATGTGTGAGCAGCAGGGTCAGGCCGGTCTGTTCTACCTTAGCCTTTAATTGTTTGGCTTCATCGAGGTTGAAGGTGATCGGTTTTTCTATCACTACGTTAAAGCCTTTGTCCAGCGCCATCATCGCAGGTTCGAAGTGTGCGAAGTTGGGTGTTACGATGGTAATAAAATCCAGCCTTTCATTTTCCGGCATTGCAGCCTCTTTTTCCAGCATGGTCTTAAAATCAGTGTAGGTGCGGGCAGGGTCCAGGAATAACATTTTTCCTGATTCCAGGGCCGTTTCAGGATTTACACTCAGGGCACCGGCTTTCAATTCGATCAGTCCATCCATATTGGCAGCAATACGATGGATTGCTCCGATGAAGGCATCCTTACCGCCTCCGATCATTCCCATTCTTAACTTACGGTTCATTGGCAAAACGTTTTATTCTTTATAAGGTTTTGAGTTGTCTCTGTGACATTTAACGTGGAATAAGCAGGAAAAGAGCTTTTCCGCCGTCTAATATATAAAAAAGTACAGGCAACAATCAATATAATACGCAAAAATGCAACAAGCATGAGGGTTTTTACCACCTCCTGCATGAAAGTCCTGACCTGTACAATTTTTAAATACGAACGCGCTGCCGGCATTATCCTGCCCTCTCTACGCTGGCTATCCCTTCCATTTCCGCAGGGCATTACGGCCCCTTATACGGTTGATGGGCTGCCCTCAACACTGCAATTGCGAAAAGTATCCATGAGCACGACAGGGTACTTCCGGATACCCGTTCATAACGTAAGCGCTACAATCACCGCCGGCAAAAACCCTAAATGTAGAAAACTCCCGCCACATTTTTGTGTGATATTTTCATGAAGAGATTAGGTAGAACTACCTACAAAAATGGCTACTTTTGTCCTACGAAAGTGTTACAGTTGATACCATTTAGTATACACGAAAACATGATTCCGGAGATGCATAACGAATAAGAGAAAGATAAATAAAAGGCTAAAAAACAAAGTTTTATAAAAAAAGAAAGAGCCAAATAAGACTATCCGGCTCTTGTTTTACTATCCTATGAAAACCCTAATAATGTAAAGGTAAAGTGTTGTAACAAATGATAGTGTTAAATGGTCGTTAATAAATAATATTTTTTTCCAAACGAGCTGACCTATTAATATTTTTTTTCTACATACTTTTTTCGCTTCTTTGCACACGTTTACGGCTAAATGGCCGCAGGATTTAGAAAATTGTCATTATGTCACAACTGCTTTCCGTGATCATTCCGGCTTACAATGAAGAAAGATATATATACGATATCCTTGAAAGGGTACAGGCAGTAATGCTGAATGGTGATGTGGAAAAAGAGCTGGTTGTAGTGGACGATCATTCCAAAGACAATACCGGCGGAGAAGTAGCGCGTTTCCGTGCCGCCTATCCGCATGTTAAGCTGCAATACGTACGTCATGAAGTGAACAAGGGCAAAGGCGCTGCGCTGCGCACAGGTATTCAGCAGGCCAGCGGCGACTTCACCATCATACAGGACGCGGACCTGGAATATAACCCGGAAGAATACAACCGCCTGCTGAAGCCCATGTTACAGGGTGTGGCAGACGTCGTATATGGATCACGTTTCATGGGAGATGGCCCTCACCGTATCCTCTTCTTCTGGCATACTATCGGGAACAAGTTCCTCACCTTCCTGTCCAATGCACTCACCAATCTGAACCTGACAGATATGGAGACCTGTTACAAACTGTTCCGCAGCGCTGTTATTAAACAGATCGAGCTGAAGGAAAACCGTTTCGGATTTGAGCCGGAAGTAACCGCCAAGATCAGCCGGGTACCTGGCATTCGTATATACGAAGTAGGTATTGCTTATTATGGCCGTACTTATGCAGAGGGCAAAAAGATCAACTATAAAGATGGTTTCCGTGCTATTTACTGCATCCTGAAGTACAATATCTTCTCACGGCAGAAAAAGGTTGTGCAACTCAATAAGTAATCCAATACATCATCCTATTACTCCATTATTATGTTATTCCTGTTAGTTAAATTTCTGTATATCATCATACTATCATTCCTGTATGGATATACGCTGCAGCAATTTATACATAACAGGATCCTGAAAAACAATCCCGGGCTGCCGCATTTCCCGCTCATTGCGCTCAACGGCCTGCTGGCCATCACCGTGCTGGCCTCCTGCCTGTCCATTTTCATGCCCCTGGCTGGTGTGGCACACGGCATTATACTGGTTACGGCATTGTGTTGCTACATGTTCCAGCGCGCTGCCATCCATCAGCAGGTATCGGCTTATGCAGAACAGGTACGCAACGCGGGAAGGCCCCGGCAGTTGCTGGCCATTGCAGCCATTATATATGTGCTGTATCTTTCGGCACAACAGCCTTTTACCTACGATGAAGGTCTATACTACGCACAGTTCATCAAATGGATGCAACACTATAAAGCAGTACCGGGACTAGCTAACCTGCATGAACGCTTTGGTTATAATTCGCACTGGCATGTACTTTCAGCCATTTTCAATTTTTCCTGGCTGAGCGGGATCGATGATAATCGCCTGAATGGTGTCTTGTACCTGCTGACGGTATTATATCTGTTTCCCCGTAAGGATGATACCAATTTCATTGCCATGTTGAAGGCAGGTCTGCTGGTAATGGTCAACATGCCCCAGTTTGGCGTTTACTACATTATAGCCCCTGCTGCAGATACTGCTATATACTATATCAGTTGTATGGTGGTGGTAAGCTGGCTGGAAAAAAGCGCAGCGGGAACATCTCCGCTTCAGAGCGAGAATGGCGTGTTCATGTTGCTGGCGCCCATCTTCCTGCTTACAGTAAAGGTATCGTCCATTCCCATTCTTATATTGACGCTCCTGATGTTCTGGCAGGTATTGGTTCAGAAAAAATATACCCAAATACTCGTACTCTGTGGAATCGGTATCGTGATCGTGGCGCCCTGGTTAGCCAGGAATGTCATTCTTTCCGGTTACCCGCTTTTTCCCCTGGAAATGCCGGACCTGTTCCATACCGGATGGGCGGTCCCAAAGGAGGTGATACATGCTACCCGGCTGGATGTTACTGTCTTCGCCCTTTACCGGGCAAGTGATATTCAACGGTATTTATCCGAGAACATTATACAACAGTATAGCAACTGGTTCCTTCATAGTCTTCGCATATATGATAAACTGATCGTATTGGCCGCGATGGCATCGCCCATACTGGTATTTATCCGCCGTAAGCAATTGCCGGCGGGTTTTGTTCCCCTATATATCTTTTTATTGCTAGGCAGCTGCTTCTGGCTGAAACAGGCGCCGGATCCACGCTTTGGATACAGCTAC from Chitinophaga filiformis carries:
- a CDS encoding c-type cytochrome, which produces MRMRFLAPVVLCAVVLASCGGGSSENKTEKKEEAASETPADNSMVTPGAAEAAASKGAALIEQKDCKTCHKVDVKLVGPAYKEVAQKYEATDANIEMLADKVISGGSGHWGEVAMTPHADLSKEDAKEMVKYVLSLK
- a CDS encoding sugar phosphate isomerase/epimerase family protein — encoded protein: MKTIKGPGIFLAQFLGDAAPFNSLEGICKWAAGLGFKGVQIPTWDSRMIDLQKAAESKTYADEIKGIVNAAGLEITELSTHLQGQLVAVHPAYNELFDGFAPADKRGNAAARTEWAVNQLKYAAKASQNLGLNAHATFSGALLWHTVYPWPQRPAGLVETGFKELAKRWLPILNEFDANGVDLCYEIHPGEDLHDGVSYERFLEATGNHNRACLLYDPSHFVLQCLDYLEYIDIYHEKIKMFHVKDAEFNPTGRSGVYGGYQGWIDRPGRFRSLGDGQVDFKAVFSKLTQYDFSGWAVMEWECCIKHPEDGAKEGAPFIQNHIIRVTEKAFDDFAGGGADEALNRKVLGL
- a CDS encoding Gfo/Idh/MocA family protein, with translation MNRKLRMGMIGGGKDAFIGAIHRIAANMDGLIELKAGALSVNPETALESGKMLFLDPARTYTDFKTMLEKEAAMPENERLDFITIVTPNFAHFEPAMMALDKGFNVVIEKPITFNLDEAKQLKAKVEQTGLTLLLTHTYTGYPLVKQARRMVAEGALGKIRKVWVEYPQGWLSRPTEKDSAGAAWRTDPKRSGKSGCFGDIGTHAANLAEYISGLKIEKLCADLHIMVEGRGLDDDGAVLLRFDNGAAGVLMASQVAAGEENALKIRVYGEKGGLEWAQQEPNTLLVKWLDKPAEIYRAGGNYGGYQSSYAIHNTRTPGGHPEGYLEAFGNLYRNFAQTLQAKLDGNTPAPESLDFPGVDDGIRGMAFIDNVVRSSQSTEKWTTFEI
- a CDS encoding glycosyltransferase family 2 protein, encoding MSQLLSVIIPAYNEERYIYDILERVQAVMLNGDVEKELVVVDDHSKDNTGGEVARFRAAYPHVKLQYVRHEVNKGKGAALRTGIQQASGDFTIIQDADLEYNPEEYNRLLKPMLQGVADVVYGSRFMGDGPHRILFFWHTIGNKFLTFLSNALTNLNLTDMETCYKLFRSAVIKQIELKENRFGFEPEVTAKISRVPGIRIYEVGIAYYGRTYAEGKKINYKDGFRAIYCILKYNIFSRQKKVVQLNK
- a CDS encoding LIC_10190 family membrane protein — protein: MLFLLVKFLYIIILSFLYGYTLQQFIHNRILKNNPGLPHFPLIALNGLLAITVLASCLSIFMPLAGVAHGIILVTALCCYMFQRAAIHQQVSAYAEQVRNAGRPRQLLAIAAIIYVLYLSAQQPFTYDEGLYYAQFIKWMQHYKAVPGLANLHERFGYNSHWHVLSAIFNFSWLSGIDDNRLNGVLYLLTVLYLFPRKDDTNFIAMLKAGLLVMVNMPQFGVYYIIAPAADTAIYYISCMVVVSWLEKSAAGTSPLQSENGVFMLLAPIFLLTVKVSSIPILILTLLMFWQVLVQKKYTQILVLCGIGIVIVAPWLARNVILSGYPLFPLEMPDLFHTGWAVPKEVIHATRLDVTVFALYRASDIQRYLSENIIQQYSNWFLHSLRIYDKLIVLAAMASPILVFIRRKQLPAGFVPLYIFLLLGSCFWLKQAPDPRFGYSYLAPLVILTAIFCFPALQLKYIRIPIFCVTLLFLAGTLVLRHHLNKVFVSEKIVNEAPANSFLLMPVPYASTEIIQHNAPFPVNTTPSGLCWTAPLPCADFLPNGVKRRGTSLGDGFAPER